The DNA region CTTCTTGGTGGAAGTTGCATTTTTCAAGCACGCGCGCACTGGCACTATTATGAGGCATATAACTTGCTGCAATACGGTGCAGGTTGAGTGTTTCAAAAATATAAGCATTTGCTGCTTGCACGCATTCGGTCATCAAGCCTTTCCCTTGCATCGATTGAGCTATTTTAAAACCAAGAGAACAAGACTGAAGCGCGCCTCGTACAAAATTGGAATAATTGATCATCCCAATAAGCCGTTCAAGTTCATTTTCTTTGAGGTAAATATTGAGAAAGCATGATTTGTCGTTGATAAAGTCATTATGAGATTGAGCGCTCTTATTTTTCCAATAATTAATTGTATAATACTCTTCGCTTTGAAGTGGCTCCCATGGAGCAAAATGAGCTTTATTTTTGATAACAAAGTCGCAAATGTCGGGGTACTCTTTTGGCCTTGGAAAGCGGAGGATGCAACGCTCTGTTACAATGTAGGGAGTTTTTCTTGGGGCGTTATATTTCATAGAGTAGATCCTCTTGTTCGATATTATTTGTTTCAAACCTGCTTATTTACTTGTTTCTTATCCATAGATTTTAGCATTATGGGAGTCGATGAGATCCTATTTTTATTAAGCTCTTTTTTGATTGTCTTGATGAACGGAGACTCTTTGAGTTGCTTCCATGGGTAAAAAAGTGGCGAAGGCAAATTTTCAAAATTACACCAGATAAAGTTTGTGTATTTATCCGGTTCGCGTACTTCCGGAGAACCACTCATCCAATCGCTCAAGAGCCAAACAGAAACATAGTGTTTGCTTTGTTCTACGAAAAAATCATTAGTGACTGCACCAAAGCGAATATTCTTAATCATAAGGCCGGTTTCTTCAAAGACCTCGCGCTGTGCTGTTTGTTCAAATGTCTCTCCAAATTCCAGATGTCCTCCTGGAATGCTCCAGTGATCTGATCCATGGGTATTCTTTCTGACTCCCATCAGAAATTGACCCTCTTTGAAAACAAAAACGCCAATTCCTACACGTGCTGTTGGTTTATTCATAGTTTTTATATTCGTTTTATATTCGTGAAAATTTTCGCAAGCGTATTATTCTGTAAAAATCAACGGTTATGAGGCCAAAATTTGCGGAAGCTCTTTAAGTGCCATTTCAAAGGGCAAGCAAGTAATATTATCAATTTGAAGCTTAAGATTGCCGCAGTATAAAAAATAAAGTTTTGCCTCTGGATAGTCCTCGCCAAAACTTTTAAGAGCCTTGAGATCTTTATTGTTAATTTTAGTAGATCGTTTGATTTCAAATGCCTGAAAGCCATTGTTTCCGTAAGTAATAAAATCTACTTCACTTCCAGCTTGCGTTCGCCAGAAGTATATTTCATAACCTAAATTGTTATAATCACTTACTGCTCGTAATGACTGCAG from Candidatus Dependentiae bacterium includes:
- a CDS encoding GNAT family N-acetyltransferase, which translates into the protein MKYNAPRKTPYIVTERCILRFPRPKEYPDICDFVIKNKAHFAPWEPLQSEEYYTINYWKNKSAQSHNDFINDKSCFLNIYLKENELERLIGMINYSNFVRGALQSCSLGFKIAQSMQGKGLMTECVQAANAYIFETLNLHRIAASYMPHNSASARVLEKCNFHQEGIAPDYLHINGKWETHVRTSLINHNWKSL
- a CDS encoding NUDIX domain-containing protein yields the protein MNKPTARVGIGVFVFKEGQFLMGVRKNTHGSDHWSIPGGHLEFGETFEQTAQREVFEETGLMIKNIRFGAVTNDFFVEQSKHYVSVWLLSDWMSGSPEVREPDKYTNFIWCNFENLPSPLFYPWKQLKESPFIKTIKKELNKNRISSTPIMLKSMDKKQVNKQV